GATTTAAGACCAATCATATCAGCAACTAAAACAGTAGGAAAGTATTTGAAAAAAGGCTCTATAGTAGTATATGAATCTACTGTTTATCCAGGCTTAACAGAAGAAGAATGCGTTCCTATTTTACAGCAGGAAAGTGGTTTGAAATGGAAAGAAGATTTTAACGTTGGATACTCGCCAGAAAGGGTTAATCCGGGGGATAAAAATCACACGATAGATAAAATCATAAAAGTAGTTGCGGGGGATACACCAAAAATTACCGAATTTTTAGCACAACTTTATGGAAGTGTCATAACAGCAGGAATTCACAGAGCACCTAATATAAAAACAGCAGAAGCTGCAAAAGTTATAGAAAACACTCAAAGAGATTTAAACATTGCATTAATGAACGAGCTTTCTATAATCTTTAACAAAATAGGGATTGATACAAAAGAAGTTTTAGAAGCAGCAGGGACAAAGTGGAACTTTTTAAAATTTGAGCCAGGACTTGTAGGTGGTCATTGTATTGGAGTAGACCCATACTATCTAACCTTCAAAGCACAAGCAATTGGCTACCATCCGGAAGTTATACTTGCAGGAAGAAGAATTAATGACTACATGGGAAAATACGTTGCAGAAAACACAGTAAAAAAACTAATCAAAGCAGGAAAACAGATAAAAGGAAGTAAAGTCCTTATTCTTGGTCTTACGTTTAAAGAAAACATCTCTGATATAAGAAATACAAAAGTTATAGATGTAGTCAATGAACTAAAAGACTTTGGAATCAACGTTTATGTTTATGACCCATACGCCTACCCAGAGGAAGTAAAGCATGAGTATGGAATAGATTTACTTGAAGATATTAACTCTCAAAAACCCTACGACGCTGTAATAGTTGCAGTCAGACACAATGTTTTTATGCAAGAAAAAGACCTTAGCTTTTACAAAAACTTGATGAATTCTAATCCTGTACTTATAGACATAAAAGGCATATACGATAAAGAAAAAGCCATCAAAAACGGATTTTTGTATTGGAGATTGTGAAGAAATTAGGAGACTGTTCCAAAAACCAATAGTGTTATTCTGAAGCCGTGTGAAGAATCTCGTATTTTTCTTTTCAAGTCAAAAAATCAAAAAGGAGATCCTTCGGACTTACGTCCTCAGGATGTTCTATGTTAAATGTCAAGTGCAAAAATTTTCATCAAATGGTCATTTATTCTTTAATACACCATATGCCTGCCTTAATAACTTATGTGCTACAGCTACTAATGCTAACTTTTTAGCCTTACCTTTACTTACTAATCTTTCGTATAATTCTCTACAGTATTTGTTAAACCTTATTGCTGATAATGCTGCCATGTATAATATCTTTCTTGCATATGGATTTCCCATCTTCTTTATGGGAGTTAAAATTTAAAATAATGTTGTGTCTAAATAAAATTATAAGGAGGAGTAGTAATGGATAAGAAAGAATACTTTGAAAAAATATTAGACAGATCAACTGAAGAATTAGTAAAAGAACTTTTCCCAAACGGTATAACAACTCAAGAAAAGATAGGTATAAGAAAGCTTTTAGAATCTGTTGTAGAACTGGTCATGAACCAAGAAAGAAATTTCTTCCTTGAAAATGATGAAGATAACAAAGCAAATGGATACTACGAAAGAAACCTAAATACTGGTTCTTTCAAGCTTAACATAATGCAAACCATCGGCTATGTTTAGTTCATTTACAAAAGAATGTTAGAAATATGTTTTTTAAAATATCCAGAAAGTCTAAGAAAGCACATATACACAACAAATACAGTGGAAAGTGTTAATAGTATAATAGAGAAGGTAAGAATAAATTTAGGATATTTTCAATTTGTGGATATTCTTGAGATAAATCTGCTTATACAAAGAGATAATTTAAAGAATAGAAAATGGAAAAAGCCTATACCTGCTTTTAAAGGAGCTTCTTATGAAATTCTACAATTGTTTAATAAAAAGTTTTCGATCCAGACACAAAATTATTGACAAGTCTCGTCTAAAATATCCTGATCGGTCTTAAAAGACCAATGACAAGAACTTGATCTGCCCTTCCTTTTTTCTCCCATGCCTATAATTATTATAAAATCTTATTCTCTTATAGTTTAAAAATTTTTGGTATATTTAATATACGATGACAAAGAAAGTGAAAAGGTGAGAAGTTAGAAGTAAAGTATTGTTATTCTAAAGCCGAGCGGATAATATCCTACTGTTATTGAATTTTTCACCCGACTTGTATAGAATTTTTTATATCATATAGAGTAAATTTAACAAAACAGTTTAAAAGGAACCAATAAATGAAAAAATGGTTAATCATATTAATTTTGATAGCGATAGGCTATTATGTCTCTCAAAACGTTAGAAAATGGCAAGAAAAATATCATTCGGTTGTTTTTGAAGAAAGTAATAATAAATCAAATGAAGAAAATCCTTCAATTACATACAAAACTTCTATAGACAAGCTTAAATCATTAAAAGAAGAAGACAAAAACCAATCTGAAACTTCTAATGTAAATGAAGAAAAACCAAAGGATAAAGACAAAGAAGCAGAGAAAAAAGCAGAAGAGGAAATTAAAAAATTAGTTGGAGTTCAGCCACCTAAAAAAGAAGAATCCTTTATTGAAAAAGTAGAAAATTTTATTAAAATGATTAAAGAAAAGATTGTTGGAGGAAATCAATGACGGATTTTAAATTTAACACGATAGATGAAGCCATAGAAGATATTTTAAACGGAAAAATGGTTATTGTTGTAGATGACCCAGACAGGGAAAATGAAGGAGACCTTGTTTGTGCAGCAGAAAAAGTAACGCCAGAAATCATAAATTTTATGGCAAAAGAAGGTAGAGGATTAATCTGCTTATCTATGCTGCCAGAAAGACTCAAAGAGCTTGATATCCAACTAATGACAACCAACAACACAGACCCAAAGGGAACTGCTTTTTGTGTATCTATTGATGCACATCCAAAATATGGAATAACAACAGGTATATCTGCTTATGAAAGAGCAACTACGGTAAAATTAGCAGTTAGCCCGGAAGCTAAACCACAGGATTTTGTAAGACCGGGACACGTATTCCCGTTAATGGCTAAAAAAGGTGGGGTATTAGAAAGAACGGGACACACAGAAGCTTCTGTTGACCTTGCAAGACTTGCAGGTTTATATCCTGCTGGCGTTATATGTGAAATTATGAAAGAAGATGGTACAATGGCAAGACTTCCTGATTTGATGGAGTTTGCAAAAAAACACAATCTTAAAATCATTACAATTGCAGACTTAGTTAAATACAGACTGAAAAAAGAAAAGCTTGTTTCAAGAGAAGCAGAGGCATTCTTACCTACAAAGTATGGTGTATTTAAGATATATGGTTACAAAAGTTTAGTTGATAATACTGAGCATGTAGCACTTGTGATGGGAGAAATAAGAGAAGATGAGTCTGTTCTTGTAAGAGTTCATTCAGAATGTTTGACAGGTGATATATTTGGTTCTTTAAGATGTGATTGTCAAAATCAATTACACTTAGCACTTAAAAAGATAGCTGAAGAAGGTAAAGGTGTTTTAGTATACATGAGAGGACATGAAGGAAGAGGAATTGGAATTATTAATAAATTAAAAGCATACAGGCTTCAAGATGAAGGTTATGATACAGTTGAAGCAAATCATAAACTTGGATTTAATGCAGATTTAAGAGATTTTGGAACAGGTGCACAAATTCTATTAGACCTTGGAGTTAAAAAAATGAGACTTATGACAAATAATCCAAGAAAGATAGTAGCTTTAGAAGGCTTTGGACTTGAAATCGTTGAAAGGGTACCTATTGTTACACAAACAAATCCACATAATGAAAAGTATATAAAAGCTAAAAAAGATAAACTCGGACATATGATAGAAGGATTGGAAGACTTAAAATGCGATATTTAAGCTATCTGGCATTTTTGCTGATGTATCTATTTTTAACCTCCTGTGAAAAAGGTTTAGAGCTTTTTCAGGAGAAAGATTTACTTGAAAGACCAACTTCAAAAAGATGCGCAGAATGTCATGAGAATATATACAATCAGTTTAAAGAATCAAGGCATGCAATGTCTTGGATAAGTCCAGAATTTAAAAGAGGAAGTGAAAATTACTCAAAAGAAAAATGTCTTTCATGTCATGCACCTTATGAGATAACCATTAATGAAAAACCAAAGCTTAGAGATGCACACAGAGAAGATGGAGTTAACTGTGTAGCCTGTCACTTTAAAGATTCTACAAAAAGTATGCATGGACCTTACGATGTATTTTCTCCACCCCATCCGTCAACACAAGATTTAATATATACAAAAGCAGAAGTATGCTCAGGATGCCATCAAGAAACATACAAACAATGGAAAATGGTCAGCACAGATAAAAACTGTCAACAGTGTCATATGCCTGCCGAAAAAGGAAGCTTGATTCAAAAATTTCCATTTACATACATGCACCTACCAAAGGAAGTTCATCATCACGGATTTATAGTTCCAAAATCAAAACAAGAATTTTTTGAAGTAAAGGCAGAAAAAACAGATAAGACACTAAAACTCACAATCTTAAATAAAAAAGTTCCCCATAATGTACCAACAGCAGATAACGGAAAGCCTAAATACTACGCTGATGTGACCTTTTTTAAAGACGGAAAAGAAGTTTATTCTGACAGCATAACAGTTCTTCCAAATGATCCGTTCGTAAATGGTAAAGAAAAAGTTTTAGAATTTAACTCAGTAGCAGATTTTGACAAAGTTAGAGTAGTTTTAAGCAGAAAATTATCTTGGCAGGAAAAACCAGAAAAAATAGCATCTTATGACTTTTAGACCATTAAACCCAAACGAGAAAGAAATAATAAAAAGTTTCTTAAAAGATATCTTTGAAAGAGATTTTGATGATTCTTTTTTTAGCGAAAACAACAATCCAACAGTTTTAGAAATAAATGGTCAAATCATAGGATTTTTAAGCTACTTTTATATTTTAGATGAAGCAGAGCTTTTTCTAATAGCTGTCAAAAAAGAGTTTCAAGGTTTAGGATATGGTAAAATTTTGTTAGAGTATCTTTTGAATAAGCTAAAAGAGAATAACGTAAAGGTTTGCTACTTAGAAGTTTCTTTAAAAAATTCAAGAGCAATCAATCTATACAAAAAGCTTGGTTTTTATGAATATGGTTATAGAGAAAAGTATTATTCAAGCTTAGACGATGCAATTTTGATGAAAAAGGAGCTATAAATGGAGATAAGAGGAAGAAAATTAGAACTTTTAATACCGGAAGATAAAATTCAAGAAAAAGTCAAAGAACTTGCAAAAGCTGTAAGTAGAGAATTCAATGGCGAAGAGCTTTATGTTATAGGCATTTTAAAAGGTTCATTTATGTTTTTTGCTGATTTGGTAAGAAATTTGGAAGGAAAAATTTTTATTGATTTTATGCAGGTATCTTCCTATAAAACAGAGATGGAAAGTTTTGGAGAGGTTATCTTTATAAAAGATATGTCTGTTGACATTAAAGATAAAAACGTATTGATTGTAGACGACATTATAGATACAGGAAGAACTTTAAAAGCTTTAGTTGAAGCATTATCTTTAAGAGAGCCAAAAAAATTAAAAACATGTGTGCTTTTAGATAAAAGAGAAAGAAGAGAAGTGGATTATAATGCTAATTTTTACGGGTTTGAAATTCCGGATAAATTTGTGGTTGGATATGGACTTGATTGGGCGGAAGAAGGAAGAAACTTAAAAGAAATTTATGCGGTAGTTTGAGGAATTTTATATGGGGAAAAAATTATTTGAAGGTATATACAAGTTTAAAAATCAAGATTTTGAAAAATACAAAGATATATTTGAAAAACTTAAGGATAAACAAAATCCACATACCTTATTTATTGGATGTTCAGATTCTAGAATAATTCCAGATTTAATAATAAAAACTATGCCCGGCGAGCTTTTTACAGTTAGAAATATAGCTAATATAGTACCACCGTATAGAGATACACAAGAATACGTTGCAACCACCTCTGCCATAGAGTACGCAGTTTTAGTCTTAAATGTTGAAAATATAGTAGTCTGCGGGCACTCAAACTGTGGCGGATGTTATAGTGCATTACATAAAGAAAATTTAGAAAACATTCCTCATGTTAAAAAATGGATTGAATTGATAGAACCATCGGTCGATTATGCGAAGAAAATTTGTATAGAAAATAATGAACTTAAATTAGAGATGGCGGTTGAACAGATAAACATAGTAAATCAGATTAAAAATCTTTTGACATATCCATTTGTAAAAGAACGATTTGAAGATGGAAAATTAAACATATATGGCTGGTATTATGTTATAGATACTGGAGACATTTATAACTACGATATGGAAGATGGAACGTTTAAACTAATAACTTAGGAGAGAGAAATCATGAAAATGGTAGATGTTTCTATAAAGTTTGAAACTATTAGAGAGGCAATAGCTGAAGGGAAAATATACTTGTCTAAGGAAACAGTAGAGCTTATAAGGAATAAACAAATTCCAAAGGGAGATGTACTCACAGCTTCCATGATGGCTGGAATGATGGGGGCAAAAAAAACACCTGAGATATTACCTTTTTGCCATCCAATCATGATAGACCAAGCATTTGTAGAAGTTGAGCTTCATGAAGATGGAGTATATGCAAAATCTTTTGTTAGATGCATAGGCAGAACCGGCGTAGAAATGGAAGCCTTAACGGCAGTTTCTGCTGCACTTTTAAATGTGTATGATATGTGTAAAGCTTTTGATAAAAATATGATTATCTCAGATATTAAACTTTTATCTAAAAAAGGCGGAAAATCTGACTATGAAGAAGACCTTTCTGGCTTAAATTGTGCGGTAATCACTTTAAGTGATTCATGTTATAAAGGTAAGGCTCAAGACAAAAGCGGAAAAACAGCAATAGATATTATCGAAAATGAATTTGGTGGCAAGGTTTTGGATTATACAATCCTTCCTGATGATAAGGAAAAATTAGTAGAAAAACTCAAATCTTTAATAGATAAAGTAGATATTATCTTTACAACAGGCGGAACAGGATTTAGTAAAAGAGACAATGCTCCGGAAGCAACAAAAGAAGTGATAGAAAAGGAGATGATAGGCTTTTCTGAAGCTATGAGAATCGTCGGAATTAAATTTACTCCAAAATCTCTTTTGTCAAGAGCTGTTTGTGGTATAGCAGGAGACCATACCTTAATAATCAATTTACCGGGTAGCACCGGCGGAGTAAAAGATAATTTAAGAATGATTGCACCATTGTTAAAACATGCAATCAGAATGGCAAAAGGTGAAAAGAAACATTGAAAAATAAAGCTTTAATCGTTTTTGCTTTAATGTGGAATAAAAATAAGCAAAATTACTTAACAAAAGCCATAGATGAATTACAAAAAAATTTTGGAAGTATCATTCTTCAATCAAAAGAATTTGGCTTAGAATACTCTCATTATTATGAAAAAGAGATGGGAGAAGGTTTGATAAAGAAATTTATTCTTTTTGATGAAATAATAGACAAAGAAGACAGTGTAAAAATAAAAAAGTACTCTATGGAGTTAGAAGATAGTTTACGTGTAGACGGCAGAAGGACAGTTAACATAGACCCGGTTTACGTTGATGAATATCAAGTTGTAGCACTTAGCCATAAAGACAAGGGTTCAAGAATATATTTATCAAACGGCGTTTATGCTGAAATACAGCTACTTTACCATCATGGAAGTTTTCAGCCACTGCTATGGAGTTATTTAGATTATAAAGAAAATGCCGATTTTTTTAATGAAGTACGAAGAATTTATTTGAAAAATAAGAAAGTTAGAGAGCGAGATAGTGAGATGCAAGATGTTAATAAAATTTATTGCTCTTCCTCGTCGTACATTACATCTTAAATTTGTAGAAATTGCTTACATCTTAAACAAAATTTGATAAATACATTGCAGTTACAGTGTCCATTGTTTGGACATGATTTATAATCCATGGTTTAAAAACATTTTCAAGATAATCTTTTACTGTTTTTATATCTCCTTTCTCTTTAAGTATCTTTTCTAAGGATTTTAACTCATACAAAACTCTGTCATGTTCTGCTCTGTGCATTGGATATGCAAAAAAGTTGTATTTTTCCATTAATCCTTGCTCAAATGTAAAATGATTGATAACATCATTTAAAAACTCATCAAAGTATTTTAAAATTTCAGCTGCATCTTCATTTTTAACAATTGCATCATAAAGCTTATTTACTATTTCAATTTCTACATCATGAACTTCGTTCATATCATTTAATGCAACTCTTGGAATTTCATTCTCTTTTATTAGCATTTTTTTATCTCCTAATTAAAGATTTTAAGACCATTATATCTGAATTTTAATTTAAAATCAATCCTCTAATAGAGGGTGTTCCAATAATAGAAGGTGTTCTAAAAAAGTTTTTAATAAAGGTATCATCTTGCCTGTCATTTTGTAGCTGTGCGAAGAATCTTTGCCTTCATGTCTCTATTCTGTCATTCTGAGCGAAGCGAAGAATCTAATTTTCTCTCTTTTTAAAGGAAGTGATCCTTCAGCCTTCGGCTTCAGGATAACAAAAAATGTAAACTTAAAAAATTTGGAACATATTCCCTTCTCACTTATTCAAATTGTCTTATGTGATAAAATAAAAAATTAAATTTATTTCAATTTAAAGGGGTATGCGTTGAAAGTTGATGTAAAAATAAAGTTAATAATTGTTTTTCTTTTGCTTGTTGGGTCTATTTATCTAATGATGACAAAACAGCCAAAGCTTGGCTTGGATATCCAAGGTGGTGTAAGTATCACATTAAAAGTTGACATTGATAAAGTAATCAACGACCAATACGCACATCTTGGAAAGGACATAGAAAAGAAATTTAAAGAAAATGGCATAGAGCTTTTAAATTACAAAATAGAAAATCAATCTCTAACGTTGGTTCTTTTAGACCCAACAAAGATAGACAAAGCAAAAGAGGTTCTTAAAAAGGAGTTTCCGCAGGTAGTTGTTGAAGATAAAGACGGCAATCTATTAGTTAGATTTACAGATTGGGAGTTAAACAGAATAAAAACTCAAACTATGAAACAAGCAGTAGAGACTTTAAGAAACAGAATTGACCAATTTGGAACGCTTTCTGCAAACATCACTCAAAAAGGCAAAGATAGGGTATTGGTTGAAATACCGGGTGTTATAGACTTAAACAGAGCCAAATCTATCATTGGAAAAACTGCACAACTTGAACTAAAAGAAGTTGTAAATTCTGCTTTAAGTAAAGAAGAGTTATTAAAAGATTATCCAAATGGCTTGCCTGATGACCTTGAAATCTTGGAAGGTCAAGAAGAAGTAGTAAACGGTCAGCCTGTAAAAGAATGGTTTTTAGTTAAAAAAACTCCTGTTATAACGGGAGCTATGCTTAAAGATGCAAGGGTTTCAACAGACCAAGCAGGAAATCCGGCGGTTAATTTTGAGCTTACATCAGAAGGAGCAGAAATATTTGGTGAAGCTACAAGTAAAATGATTGGTAAAAGGCTTGCAATAGTTCTTGATGGAAAGGTTATGTCTGCACCTGTGATTAGGTCAAGAATAACATCATCAGGACAGATAACGGGAAGATTTACAACAGAAGAGGCTAATGATTTAGCGGTAGTTTTAAGAGCCGGAGCATTACCCGCACCGGTAGAAATAATAGAAGAAACAGTAATCGGTCCAACCCTTGGAAAAGAATCTATCGATAAAACTCTAACAGCAGGAATTGTATCTTTTGTTCTCGTTGGACTTTTTATGATATTCAGATATGTAGTATCAGGATTTATTGCAGTAGTTGCACTTCTTTTCAACTTAATGCTGCTTTGGGTGACAATGCTTTTATTTGACATTACTTTAACACTTCCGGGTATTGCAGGTATCATATTAAACATAGGTATGGGTGTTGATGGAAACGTTGTTATCTTTGAAAGAATAAAAGAAGAGCTTAAAAATGGTAAAACACTAAGAGTTGCCATAGAAGAAGGATTTAAAAGAGGTTTTAATGCAGTTTTTGACTCACACATAACAGTAATAATTGCAGCACTTGCTTTACTTGAGTTTGGAAATGCACCACTTAAAGGCTTTGCAGCAACACTATCTATTGGTACATTCATAAACTTATTTACTGCTGTATTTTTAACAAAAATGCTGCTTGATTTAGTCCTCGGCGGCAAAAAATACTTTAAATACGCTGTTTAGGAGATAGAAAATGAGAAATTTTATGGTAGAACCACCAAATATAGACTTTTTAAAGATTAGAAAAATAGGCTATGGGATATCTTTAAGCTTGTTAATTTTAAGCTTTGTTTTATTCTTTACGAAAGGGTTTAATCTTGGGCTTGATTTTACAGGTGGAACGTCGATTCAAGTTAAATTTAACCAGCAGATAAGAGTTTCTGATATTAGAAATCTACTTAAAGATGTAGATTTAGCAGACTCTTTAATTCAAGAAGTAGGAACTAACAAAGATGAAGTCGAAATTAGAGTACCGGCTAAAAAGGGAAGTTCAAGCGTTGTTCTTGAAAAAGTGAAAAAAGCATTAGATAGCAAATACCAAGGTCAGTATGAGATAAGAAAGGTAGAGTTTATAGATGCTTTGGTTGGAAGTGAGATGGCAAAAGCCAGCGTGTACTCTATGGTTTTTGTAATGCTTGGGATTTTACTTTTTGTAGGTTATAGATATGAGCCTTTATTTGCAATTGCAGCTGTAATTCCCCTGTTCCATGATGCAATCATCACACTTGGTATATTCTCACTTCTTGGAAAAGAGATAGACCTTACAGTAATTGCGGCAATCTTAACAGTTCTTGGGTACTCTTTAAACGATACAATCATCGTTTTTGATAGAATCAGAGAAAACATAAAAGCCCGTGGAAGAAAAAATATGGAAAGCATCATTAACAGAAGTATTAACGAAAACTTAGCAAGAACGATAATCACATCAGGAACAGCATTATTTTCTGTAATTGCGATATACTTTTTTGGTGGAGAATCTCTTCAAAACTTCGCATTAGCACTGCTTATAGGTATTGTTTTTGGTACTTACTCATCAATTTACGTTGCTGCACCTTTGATTTTAGAAGTTGAAAAAATTTTAAGAGCAAAAGCAAAAAAAGAAACGGTAGGAGCGTAAATGAGATACTTAGAAAGACTAAAAAATCTAAAAGCCTATAAAACAGAAACAACACCTTGTAAAGTAAAACTATCTTCAAATGAAAGCCCATTTGACCTATCAGATAAATTAAAAGAAAGAATATCTCAAGAAATTAAAAAAATAAACTTTCAAAGATATCCAGACCCACATGCTACAAGACTTAAAGAAGCAATAGCCAATTTTGTAAATTCAGAAGAAAATCTAAATATAGCGCCAGAAAACCTTGTTCTTGGAAATGGTTCAGATGAGTTGATACATCTTTTAATCACAGTTATTGGAGATTTAAAAAATCCAGTTGCCTATCCAATACCAACCTTTCCTATGTATCAAGTTTCTTCTGACGTAATTGGAAGACCAAAGGTAGAGTTTGAGCTTGATGAAAATTTTCAGCTTACAAAAGAAGAGATAGATAAAGCATTATCAAAAAATCCTGATGCTTTCTTCTTTGCATCCCCAAACAACCCAACAGGAAACAGCTTTAACAAAAGTTTAATAAAATACGTGATAGATAAAGGAGTTTTTACAGTAATAGACGAAGCATACATCCACTTTTCAGATAAAGAAAGCTTTATAAAAGAAGCTCTGCAGTATGATAACGTAGTTGTATTAAGAACAATGTCAAAGGTAGGACTTGCAAGTATAAGACTTGGCTATCTAATAGCAAAAAAAGAAGTAGCTCAAGAGATAAACAAAGCAAGACTGCCATTTAACATTACCTACCCAACACAGGTAATAGGAGAAATTGTACTAACAGAAGGATTAGATGAATTAAATCAGCAAATAAAAGCTGTAAGAGAAGAAAGAACAAGAGTGATGTCAGAAATTTCTAAGATAAAACATATAAAAGTCTATCCATCAGATGCAAACTTTTTCTTGATGAAAGTTCCAAACGGAGACCTGCTTCACAAACAGCTAATAGAAAAAGGCGTCCTTGTAAGAAACATGTCTCATCTTCCAAAGCTTGAAAACTGCTTAAGAGTTTCTATTG
This is a stretch of genomic DNA from Sulfurihydrogenibium sp. YO3AOP1. It encodes these proteins:
- the secF gene encoding protein translocase subunit SecF; translated protein: MRNFMVEPPNIDFLKIRKIGYGISLSLLILSFVLFFTKGFNLGLDFTGGTSIQVKFNQQIRVSDIRNLLKDVDLADSLIQEVGTNKDEVEIRVPAKKGSSSVVLEKVKKALDSKYQGQYEIRKVEFIDALVGSEMAKASVYSMVFVMLGILLFVGYRYEPLFAIAAVIPLFHDAIITLGIFSLLGKEIDLTVIAAILTVLGYSLNDTIIVFDRIRENIKARGRKNMESIINRSINENLARTIITSGTALFSVIAIYFFGGESLQNFALALLIGIVFGTYSSIYVAAPLILEVEKILRAKAKKETVGA
- the hisC gene encoding histidinol-phosphate transaminase → MRYLERLKNLKAYKTETTPCKVKLSSNESPFDLSDKLKERISQEIKKINFQRYPDPHATRLKEAIANFVNSEENLNIAPENLVLGNGSDELIHLLITVIGDLKNPVAYPIPTFPMYQVSSDVIGRPKVEFELDENFQLTKEEIDKALSKNPDAFFFASPNNPTGNSFNKSLIKYVIDKGVFTVIDEAYIHFSDKESFIKEALQYDNVVVLRTMSKVGLASIRLGYLIAKKEVAQEINKARLPFNITYPTQVIGEIVLTEGLDELNQQIKAVREERTRVMSEISKIKHIKVYPSDANFFLMKVPNGDLLHKQLIEKGVLVRNMSHLPKLENCLRVSIGKKEENDEFIKAMFEIFKNG